A window of the Schlesneria paludicola DSM 18645 genome harbors these coding sequences:
- the hpnE gene encoding hydroxysqualene dehydroxylase HpnE gives MPRHIVIVGGGLAGLAAAVALTDRGFPCTLLESRPRLGGRASSFHDPTTGVEIDNCQHVTLGCCTNFRHFCQTTGLSQYFHREPTLYFIGPQGKVDRFSANALPAPFHLTAAFARLSYLSWKDKFALARGLKALARPVSDAEEARPFSEWLRQHHQTDAAIERFWLVVLVSALSESLDRISVRHARKVFVDAFLAHRDGWYVDIPTVPLEDLYGGQLVDWLTSRGTTIRLQSAGERVELSNRSVTGVRLTSQEFINADELVIALPFHRVMSVLPPELASRPEFRGVNSLQAAPIASIHLWFDRPITELRHAVLVERLCQWVFNRTAIARTHDASTSSTSSSTDPLENAHYYQIVISASRNLAGQSKEQIQQQVLDELSAVWPATKDAKLLHARQVTEHRAVFSPVPEIDNLRPVQQTSIANLQLAGDWTHTGWPATMEGAVRSGYLAAENVLRRCGQTDSLVQPDLKTALGSRLLFGL, from the coding sequence ATGCCGCGTCACATTGTGATCGTAGGCGGTGGGCTGGCGGGATTGGCCGCCGCCGTCGCATTGACGGATCGGGGCTTTCCCTGCACGCTGCTTGAGTCGCGTCCTCGACTTGGCGGACGCGCCAGCTCATTCCACGACCCCACAACCGGAGTCGAGATCGACAACTGTCAGCATGTCACACTTGGCTGCTGTACCAACTTTCGTCATTTTTGCCAGACAACCGGCCTGAGCCAGTACTTTCATCGCGAGCCGACACTCTACTTCATCGGTCCCCAGGGCAAAGTGGATCGATTTTCGGCCAACGCGTTGCCCGCGCCTTTCCATCTAACCGCAGCCTTCGCGCGCTTGTCCTATCTTTCGTGGAAGGACAAGTTTGCCTTGGCGCGTGGATTGAAGGCGCTGGCTAGACCTGTCAGCGACGCAGAAGAAGCCCGTCCGTTCTCGGAATGGCTGCGCCAACATCACCAGACCGATGCCGCGATCGAACGGTTCTGGCTGGTCGTGCTCGTCAGTGCACTCAGCGAATCACTCGACCGAATCTCGGTTCGTCATGCGCGCAAGGTCTTTGTGGACGCCTTTCTTGCGCATCGTGATGGCTGGTACGTCGACATCCCCACGGTTCCGCTCGAGGACTTGTATGGAGGACAACTCGTCGACTGGCTGACCTCACGCGGTACGACGATTCGCCTGCAGTCTGCCGGGGAACGCGTCGAATTAAGTAATCGATCCGTCACCGGGGTTCGGCTGACGTCACAGGAGTTCATCAACGCCGACGAACTTGTCATCGCCCTGCCATTTCACCGAGTAATGTCCGTGCTTCCACCAGAGCTGGCATCCCGACCGGAATTCCGTGGCGTCAATTCCCTACAAGCCGCCCCCATCGCCAGCATCCACCTTTGGTTCGATCGGCCCATTACGGAACTTCGACATGCGGTCCTGGTGGAACGACTGTGTCAGTGGGTGTTCAATCGCACGGCCATTGCGCGAACCCATGACGCGAGCACATCTTCAACGTCGAGTTCCACCGATCCCTTAGAAAATGCCCACTATTATCAGATCGTGATTAGCGCGAGCCGCAATCTGGCGGGGCAGTCCAAAGAACAAATCCAGCAGCAGGTGCTGGATGAGCTGTCGGCGGTGTGGCCGGCCACAAAGGACGCCAAATTGCTTCACGCGAGACAGGTCACAGAGCATCGGGCGGTGTTTTCACCGGTGCCAGAGATCGACAACTTGCGTCCTGTGCAGCAAACGTCGATTGCAAACCTGCAACTCGCTGGCGACTGGACCCACACCGGCTGGCCCGCGACGATGGAAGGCGCCGTCCGCAGTGGCTACCTTGCCGCAGAGAACGTATTGCGACGTTGCGGTCAAACGGATTCGCTCGTGCAACCTGATCTTAAGACCGCCTTGGGGTCTCGACTGTTGTTTGGGCTCTAG
- a CDS encoding N,N-dimethylformamidase beta subunit family domain-containing protein translates to MDRRDWMKSVAAGSAAALTGPLYAAGAEQQPPAGGQRDRQLIARENAQPGATDWQLTRVRLDSTHGFRTPWIEGYCSKQSVAAGDSIDIMVSTDPPRPFKIEIFRTGYYGGRGARLMTTLGPFAGIKQPTPTPGEKNLHECHWTPATSITIPTDWVSGVYLGRLSLIEGEARDGYWQSYVVFIVRDDRPADILIQCSDNTWQAYNQWPNHYSVYTHPKGNQGPWADVSFDRPYAKYPQIYENPQSLGSGEWLCFEFPMAYWLEQQGYDVTYCSNSDLLTPDRGLKCKAFLSVGHDEYWDIRQYESVVKMRDEGVNLMFFSGNAVCWVTPLRSSSDGHANRIMFRGGPYGGKYTYAELREKLNGPFPHRGPDEGYLIGARNVEPVNGGGDWICTQPDHWIFAGTGMKRGDRIPGLVGWEYHGEPPTDLPGLEVLGEGTALVGGTTPQHWTSTIYPGPKGNFVFNASTIFWCQGLSSPPGHMLPWSHWSRPHGPDERVQRITHNLMRRALGQS, encoded by the coding sequence ATGGATCGTCGTGACTGGATGAAATCGGTTGCCGCCGGATCTGCAGCTGCCTTGACCGGTCCCCTGTATGCTGCCGGCGCAGAACAACAGCCGCCTGCAGGGGGACAGCGCGACCGGCAACTGATTGCCCGCGAAAATGCGCAACCTGGCGCGACCGACTGGCAACTGACACGCGTCCGCCTCGATTCCACACATGGTTTTCGGACTCCTTGGATCGAAGGCTATTGTTCGAAGCAAAGTGTCGCCGCGGGCGATTCGATCGACATCATGGTCTCGACCGATCCGCCGCGACCATTCAAGATCGAGATTTTTCGGACCGGCTACTACGGCGGACGCGGCGCGCGCCTGATGACGACGCTGGGTCCATTCGCAGGGATTAAACAGCCAACCCCCACGCCTGGCGAAAAGAACCTTCATGAATGTCATTGGACCCCGGCCACATCCATCACCATTCCGACAGACTGGGTCAGCGGGGTCTACCTGGGACGACTGAGCCTGATCGAAGGCGAGGCGCGCGACGGGTACTGGCAAAGCTACGTCGTCTTCATCGTTCGCGACGACCGGCCCGCCGATATTTTGATTCAATGTTCTGACAACACCTGGCAGGCCTACAATCAATGGCCCAACCACTATTCGGTGTACACGCATCCCAAGGGGAACCAGGGCCCCTGGGCCGACGTCAGCTTTGATCGCCCATACGCCAAGTACCCTCAGATTTATGAGAACCCCCAGTCGCTTGGATCAGGCGAATGGCTGTGCTTCGAATTTCCCATGGCTTACTGGCTGGAACAACAAGGCTATGATGTGACGTATTGCTCCAACAGCGATTTGTTAACACCGGATCGCGGCTTGAAATGCAAGGCGTTTCTGAGTGTCGGTCACGACGAATACTGGGACATTCGACAGTATGAAAGCGTCGTGAAAATGCGCGATGAGGGCGTCAACCTGATGTTCTTCTCGGGCAATGCTGTCTGCTGGGTAACGCCATTGCGTTCAAGTTCTGACGGCCACGCCAATCGGATCATGTTCCGAGGCGGTCCCTACGGCGGGAAATACACGTATGCAGAACTGCGCGAGAAACTAAACGGCCCCTTTCCCCATCGCGGGCCCGACGAGGGCTATCTGATCGGTGCAAGGAATGTCGAACCGGTAAACGGCGGGGGCGACTGGATCTGCACTCAGCCAGATCACTGGATCTTCGCGGGCACCGGAATGAAGCGCGGGGACCGAATCCCGGGACTGGTCGGCTGGGAGTACCACGGCGAGCCGCCAACAGACCTTCCGGGCCTGGAGGTTCTTGGCGAAGGAACAGCACTTGTGGGCGGAACGACTCCTCAGCACTGGACGTCAACAATTTACCCCGGCCCCAAGGGCAACTTTGTCTTCAACGCATCGACGATCTTCTGGTGCCAGGGACTGTCCAGTCCACCGGGACATATGCTCCCTTGGTCGCACTGGAGCCGTCCGCACGGTCCAGACGAGCGAGTGCAGCGAATCACGCACAACCTTATGCGCCGGGCATTGGGCCAGTCATAA
- a CDS encoding malate dehydrogenase has protein sequence MTATAPIRVAVTGAAGQIGYATLFRLASGEIFGAHRPVILHLIEVPPVMAALDGIQMELDDCAFPTLAGVKKFDSDHLEDAFRDVNFVILVGSVPRKQGMERADLIRINGPIFTSTGKAIQAAAAKDVRIVVVGNPCNTNCLIAMSHAPDVPRDRWFAMTRLDQNRAVAQLAQKSGRPTASISNVAIWGNHSATQYPDFVNAKIDGKPATSVITDHAWLKGDFITTVQQRGAAVIKARGASSAASAANAALDTVKSVIRPTAAGDCFSAAVWSDGNHYGIEAGLVTGFPLTSDGTNWRVAPGFQVDDFSKSQIDKTIAELKQERDTVRDLLP, from the coding sequence ATGACCGCCACCGCCCCGATTCGAGTTGCCGTCACCGGCGCCGCCGGACAGATTGGATACGCCACGTTGTTTCGTCTGGCTTCGGGCGAGATTTTTGGTGCTCATCGTCCCGTCATTCTGCATCTGATCGAAGTCCCGCCCGTCATGGCGGCTCTCGATGGCATCCAGATGGAACTTGACGACTGCGCATTCCCCACCCTGGCTGGCGTCAAGAAATTTGACAGCGATCATCTGGAAGACGCATTCCGCGACGTGAACTTTGTCATCCTGGTCGGTAGCGTTCCCCGTAAGCAGGGAATGGAGCGCGCCGACTTGATTCGAATCAACGGCCCCATTTTCACGAGCACTGGAAAGGCGATTCAGGCCGCTGCCGCGAAGGACGTTCGCATCGTCGTCGTGGGCAATCCTTGTAACACGAACTGTCTGATCGCCATGTCGCACGCACCAGACGTCCCACGAGATCGCTGGTTCGCCATGACGCGTCTCGACCAGAACCGCGCCGTCGCTCAGTTGGCACAGAAATCCGGACGCCCCACAGCTTCGATTTCCAACGTGGCCATCTGGGGCAATCACTCGGCCACACAGTACCCAGACTTCGTCAACGCGAAGATTGACGGCAAGCCCGCCACCAGCGTGATTACCGATCACGCCTGGTTGAAGGGAGATTTCATCACCACCGTGCAGCAGCGCGGTGCGGCTGTCATCAAAGCCCGTGGCGCATCGAGCGCCGCCAGTGCCGCGAATGCCGCTCTCGATACCGTCAAGAGCGTCATTCGGCCGACCGCTGCCGGCGACTGCTTCAGCGCCGCCGTCTGGTCGGACGGAAACCACTACGGAATCGAAGCGGGCCTGGTCACCGGGTTCCCGTTGACCAGCGATGGAACCAACTGGCGCGTGGCACCTGGATTCCAAGTCGACGACTTCAGCAAATCGCAGATCGACAAGACCATCGCCGAATTGAAGCAAGAACGTGATACCGTCCGCGATCTGCTTCCGTAA
- a CDS encoding OmpA family protein yields MVAVDCSHPVWIATRQLPFRERVMARFTEELSMYRLARVCTITSLIVTVMTTSGCRTRPPRFALQQSQLHAQRLYQQNKALAMERNGLAATAGQLASEKANMEQQYFAAKQSLDAANARLDNLASSNSQLEEKMKTLLTSNKPGSNPLSPDSNRRLEELRRKYKDFDFDPQTGVSKFSTDLLFASGSDELQPKAKQVLQEFANIMNQGDARGLKVLVSGHTDDRPVSNKNTAQRHVDNFGLSAHRALAVERALTKAGISENRMGISSYAQYQPVEPNSNEQNRQKNRRVEIYVLAPDMPVASAWDPEYQ; encoded by the coding sequence ATGGTGGCTGTTGATTGTTCGCATCCCGTGTGGATCGCGACACGTCAATTGCCATTTCGTGAGCGCGTCATGGCACGCTTCACCGAGGAGCTTTCGATGTATCGCCTGGCACGAGTCTGCACCATTACGAGCCTGATAGTCACCGTCATGACGACGTCGGGATGCCGCACGCGGCCGCCCCGATTTGCGCTTCAGCAAAGCCAGCTTCATGCCCAAAGGCTGTATCAACAGAACAAAGCCTTGGCGATGGAGCGTAATGGGCTGGCGGCCACGGCCGGTCAATTGGCCTCCGAGAAAGCCAATATGGAGCAACAGTACTTTGCCGCCAAGCAAAGTCTGGATGCCGCCAATGCACGGCTCGACAATCTCGCCTCATCCAACAGTCAGTTGGAAGAGAAGATGAAGACGCTACTCACCAGCAACAAGCCTGGCAGCAATCCGTTGTCTCCCGATTCCAATCGACGCCTGGAAGAACTGCGACGCAAGTACAAAGACTTTGACTTCGACCCACAGACCGGAGTCAGCAAGTTCTCGACAGATTTGTTGTTCGCCTCAGGAAGCGACGAACTGCAGCCCAAAGCCAAGCAGGTGCTGCAAGAGTTCGCCAATATCATGAATCAGGGTGATGCCCGCGGCCTGAAGGTTCTGGTCTCGGGTCATACGGACGACCGACCTGTGTCCAACAAGAACACGGCACAGCGACACGTCGATAACTTTGGTCTGTCAGCCCATCGAGCTTTGGCTGTCGAGCGCGCATTGACGAAAGCGGGGATCTCTGAGAACCGAATGGGAATCTCAAGCTACGCCCAGTACCAGCCGGTTGAACCGAACTCCAACGAACAAAACCGCCAGAAGAATCGCCGCGTCGAAATCTATGTGCTGGCCCCGGATATGCCAGTGGCCAGTGCCTGGGACCCGGAATACCAGTAA
- a CDS encoding BlaI/MecI/CopY family transcriptional regulator, translated as MAAPKAFITDTELVLLKVLWSDQPLTAREIASRLYGEESASAIGTVQKLIQRLEEKELVLRDRREPVHRFSTRVTRDAVAGMQLQELAAKLSDGSLSPFIMHMVQAERLSPIEKQALRRLLEEQ; from the coding sequence GTGGCCGCCCCGAAAGCATTCATTACCGACACCGAACTGGTCCTCCTCAAAGTCTTGTGGAGCGATCAGCCGCTTACGGCCCGAGAGATCGCGAGCCGGTTGTATGGGGAAGAAAGCGCTTCCGCGATCGGGACGGTGCAGAAGCTGATTCAGCGACTGGAGGAGAAGGAGCTCGTCTTGCGCGACCGTCGCGAGCCGGTACATCGCTTCTCCACCCGTGTGACGCGTGACGCGGTTGCAGGGATGCAGTTGCAGGAACTGGCCGCAAAATTGTCGGACGGATCACTGTCGCCGTTCATCATGCACATGGTTCAGGCTGAGCGGTTGAGTCCAATAGAAAAGCAGGCGTTGCGGCGTCTGCTTGAGGAACAATAG
- a CDS encoding permease: MSSSYPLFVRRDLDGFFGLFVDNLMQLLLILTLCTFLCGMSGESAYLLFKHILPGAAVSILLGNLFYAWQARRLALKEGRDDVTALPYGINTPSLLIYVFFVMNPVFTRALSEGHTADQAAVLAWEMGLVACVGSGLTEFFGAFIAESVRRRTPRAALLSTLAGIAIGYISMGFTMQIFQKPIIAMMPLAIVLITYFAQIPFPWHLPGGMIAVLLGTAIAWLITGLTSVWPDAPAQLQESTMNVGAIQAAIQKLGIYVPEFVGGRIIRLLADPSKWIGFLSVIVPMGLFNLIGSLQNIESAEAGGDKFSTRSSLAANGIGTLSAAFFGSCFPTTIYIGHPGWKALGARAGYSTINGLVVTLICLTGTVELINAVIPMESGIAIVLWIGIIITAQAFSAVPREHAPAVAVGLFPAIAAWGFTVTQGAFFKSGGKTLQTLFVEDPRANVSDFVLHGMISMQQGYIFTCMILAAISAFLIDRRFTAAGTWSLIGALCAAVGLTHAYQLSGNVVDFLFCISQPTLADARVYRSWDMAIGYLLMAGTFFAFGAYARRKGELERIAH, encoded by the coding sequence TTGTCATCATCGTATCCCTTGTTCGTGCGGCGTGACCTGGACGGTTTTTTTGGACTGTTCGTTGACAACCTGATGCAATTGCTTCTGATCCTGACACTCTGCACGTTCTTGTGTGGCATGTCGGGTGAAAGTGCCTATCTCCTTTTTAAGCATATTCTGCCGGGCGCCGCGGTCAGCATTCTGCTCGGCAACCTGTTCTATGCGTGGCAGGCCCGCCGATTGGCGCTCAAAGAAGGCCGAGACGATGTCACGGCGTTACCCTACGGAATCAATACGCCGTCATTGCTCATTTACGTTTTTTTCGTGATGAATCCCGTCTTCACGAGGGCGCTCAGTGAAGGGCATACGGCGGATCAGGCGGCCGTTTTGGCGTGGGAAATGGGGCTGGTTGCTTGCGTCGGCAGTGGACTGACCGAATTCTTTGGCGCGTTCATCGCCGAATCGGTGCGACGACGCACTCCCCGAGCCGCCCTGTTGTCGACGCTCGCGGGAATTGCCATCGGGTACATTTCGATGGGCTTCACGATGCAGATCTTCCAGAAGCCAATCATTGCCATGATGCCGCTGGCGATTGTGTTGATTACCTATTTCGCCCAGATTCCGTTTCCCTGGCATCTGCCGGGGGGGATGATCGCCGTATTGCTCGGAACCGCGATCGCGTGGCTGATCACCGGGCTGACATCCGTCTGGCCCGATGCGCCGGCTCAACTGCAAGAGTCCACAATGAATGTCGGTGCGATCCAGGCCGCGATTCAGAAACTGGGCATCTACGTTCCCGAGTTCGTTGGTGGTCGCATCATTCGGTTGCTGGCCGATCCTTCGAAATGGATCGGTTTCTTGTCAGTGATTGTGCCGATGGGCCTCTTCAATCTGATCGGTAGCTTGCAAAACATTGAATCGGCCGAGGCGGGCGGCGACAAATTCAGCACGCGTTCGTCCTTGGCGGCAAATGGCATCGGGACCTTGTCCGCGGCATTTTTCGGAAGCTGCTTTCCGACGACCATCTACATTGGGCATCCCGGCTGGAAGGCGCTGGGGGCGCGGGCCGGGTATTCGACGATCAACGGTCTTGTGGTCACCCTGATCTGCTTGACCGGAACGGTGGAGCTGATCAATGCCGTGATTCCGATGGAATCGGGGATCGCAATTGTACTTTGGATTGGGATCATCATTACGGCGCAGGCATTTTCCGCGGTTCCTCGCGAGCACGCACCGGCAGTGGCGGTCGGTTTGTTTCCGGCCATTGCCGCCTGGGGATTTACGGTGACGCAAGGGGCCTTTTTCAAGTCGGGGGGCAAGACACTGCAAACGCTCTTCGTGGAAGATCCGCGTGCAAACGTCAGTGACTTCGTGTTGCATGGCATGATCTCGATGCAGCAGGGCTATATTTTCACCTGCATGATTCTGGCCGCGATTTCGGCGTTCTTGATCGATCGTCGGTTCACGGCGGCAGGAACCTGGTCATTGATCGGAGCCTTGTGCGCGGCGGTTGGGCTGACCCATGCATATCAGTTGAGTGGCAACGTCGTTGACTTTCTGTTCTGTATTTCGCAGCCGACCTTGGCGGATGCCCGCGTTTACCGCTCGTGGGACATGGCGATTGGTTACCTTTTGATGGCGGGCACCTTCTTCGCTTTCGGCGCTTATGCACGCCGCAAAGGGGAGCTGGAACGGATTGCCCATTAG
- a CDS encoding ExbD/TolR family protein, translating into MPLKTEPLEEPSINLTSMLDVVMLLIVFFMVGTKFSEEERQTAIQVPSVSDNLAMSGQPNEIVVNVTADGKVSVRSESHTLDSLKTMLEAARQTFPGQGVIIRGDGRGNYQYVMDVLSTCKSAGIRSVSLAYSPNAKGI; encoded by the coding sequence ATGCCTTTAAAAACGGAACCGCTGGAAGAACCTTCGATCAATCTGACGTCGATGCTGGACGTTGTGATGCTGCTGATCGTGTTTTTCATGGTGGGGACGAAGTTTTCGGAAGAAGAACGTCAAACCGCGATTCAGGTTCCCTCGGTCTCCGACAACCTCGCGATGTCGGGGCAGCCCAACGAAATCGTCGTTAATGTCACCGCAGATGGCAAAGTCAGTGTTCGCTCGGAAAGCCATACTCTCGATTCGCTCAAGACAATGCTCGAGGCGGCGCGCCAGACGTTTCCTGGACAGGGTGTCATCATTCGTGGTGACGGGCGCGGCAACTATCAGTACGTGATGGACGTCCTTTCCACCTGCAAATCGGCCGGAATTCGCAGCGTCTCGTTGGCGTATTCCCCGAATGCGAAAGGGATCTGA
- a CDS encoding right-handed parallel beta-helix repeat-containing protein, with translation MAQLFGSRRQFLGASAGLALSSWLTRSSSAGEIRDSADGRPPVRSPRQTSGDAVSQPDWDERLTITVGQNAGDLIGNSHKVLQAAVDYVASLGGGTVKILPGTYSLRGSVRLRSGVRLTGAGDDTILTKPASITTKLANDSDWFDQEITLVEPKGFEVGDSVCLKTKNPHTGGAEILKRTLVARSGNRFKLNKALRQNYWTIGESSCSTVFPLVTADECDNLVIENLTIDGNRANNELLDGNYGGCIFLQDVNQVQIRKVTARHNNGDGISWQICHDVLVEDCHSHGHAGLALHPGSGSQRPLMRRNKLEQCQIGLFFCWGVKYGLAEENTILDIKGQGISIGHRDTDNIVRKNVVRNSGETGILFRPERGPGFCGHRNLIEQNQIENSGGANGVAIDVQGGTEQITLRQNVIRETREAAQRIGIRIGNEAKEVTLADNSFTGLMQDVVRI, from the coding sequence ATGGCACAGTTGTTTGGATCGCGGCGTCAATTCCTGGGTGCGTCCGCTGGCTTGGCACTTTCCTCTTGGCTGACACGTTCAAGCTCCGCTGGCGAAATTCGGGATTCGGCCGATGGTCGTCCGCCAGTTCGCAGTCCTCGCCAAACGTCGGGTGACGCGGTCAGTCAGCCGGATTGGGACGAACGTCTGACCATCACAGTCGGTCAGAATGCCGGTGATCTCATCGGAAACTCACATAAAGTTCTGCAGGCGGCGGTCGACTATGTGGCGTCGCTGGGCGGCGGAACCGTGAAAATATTGCCGGGAACCTACTCGTTGCGAGGGTCTGTTCGCCTGCGCTCGGGAGTCAGATTGACTGGCGCTGGTGACGACACGATTCTGACGAAACCGGCGTCGATCACGACGAAACTCGCCAACGATTCCGACTGGTTCGACCAGGAAATCACGCTGGTCGAACCAAAAGGTTTTGAGGTGGGCGACAGTGTTTGTTTAAAGACGAAAAACCCGCATACCGGCGGTGCGGAAATCCTCAAGCGGACGCTCGTCGCGCGCTCGGGAAATCGATTTAAACTGAATAAGGCGCTTCGGCAAAACTACTGGACCATCGGTGAATCCAGTTGTTCGACGGTGTTCCCACTGGTCACGGCCGATGAGTGCGACAATCTCGTCATCGAAAACCTGACGATCGATGGAAATCGAGCCAACAATGAGCTCCTTGATGGAAACTATGGTGGGTGTATTTTTCTGCAAGATGTGAATCAGGTACAGATTCGTAAGGTGACCGCTCGCCATAACAATGGTGACGGAATCAGTTGGCAGATCTGTCACGACGTGCTCGTGGAAGACTGTCACAGCCATGGCCACGCAGGGCTTGCGCTCCATCCTGGATCGGGTTCGCAGCGTCCACTAATGCGTCGAAACAAGTTGGAACAATGCCAGATTGGCCTGTTCTTCTGCTGGGGGGTGAAATACGGACTGGCCGAAGAAAACACGATCCTGGACATCAAAGGTCAGGGAATTTCCATTGGCCATCGCGACACCGATAACATCGTTCGCAAGAACGTCGTACGAAATAGCGGCGAAACGGGAATCCTGTTCCGACCCGAGCGGGGCCCCGGGTTTTGCGGACATCGAAATCTGATTGAACAGAACCAGATCGAGAACAGCGGCGGTGCGAATGGCGTGGCAATCGACGTCCAGGGCGGAACAGAACAGATCACTTTGCGTCAGAATGTGATCCGCGAAACACGCGAGGCGGCCCAGCGAATCGGCATTCGCATCGGCAACGAAGCGAAAGAAGTGACGCTGGCTGACAATTCATTCACAGGTCTGATGCAGGACGTGGTCCGTATCTAA
- the prfB gene encoding peptide chain release factor 2 (programmed frameshift): MDTELKDRCQNLIERVLQLRGSLDCDSKNRRIAEINDAMGGAGFWDNQEKAQKQVNELKTLNAALKPINELFSGSQDLGVLVEFAEAEDSPETIAEINETVERLEQQYQEVELQAMLSAPEDASSAYVAVQSGEGGTDAQDFAEMLMRMYQRWAEQRGFAAEILEVSPAEEAGIHSATLVIRGPYVFGLLKGETGNHRLIRMSPFDSAHRRQTSFAAVDVTPELDDSISIEIEWDDPKVIREDICRASGAGGQKVNKTDSAIRLTHLPTNAVVQCQNERSQHQNRALARKMMVAKLYQMEMDKREAETAARRGQKSRIGFGGETIRSYVLHPESYCKDNRSDYKTSHPQATLDGDLDPWIEAYLRWCLGVTQGK; this comes from the exons ATGGACACCGAACTCAAAGACCGCTGCCAGAATCTGATCGAACGAGTCCTCCAACTGCGGGGGTCTCTT GACTGCGATTCCAAGAATCGCCGGATTGCCGAGATCAACGACGCCATGGGTGGGGCCGGTTTTTGGGACAATCAGGAAAAAGCTCAGAAGCAAGTCAATGAACTGAAGACGTTGAATGCCGCCCTGAAGCCCATCAACGAGTTGTTCTCGGGCTCGCAGGATTTGGGCGTGCTCGTTGAGTTTGCCGAGGCGGAAGACAGCCCGGAAACGATCGCCGAGATCAATGAAACCGTCGAGCGACTGGAACAGCAGTACCAGGAAGTGGAACTGCAGGCGATGCTGTCGGCGCCCGAAGATGCAAGTTCTGCGTACGTCGCCGTTCAATCGGGCGAAGGTGGAACCGATGCACAGGACTTTGCCGAAATGCTGATGCGAATGTATCAGCGTTGGGCCGAGCAACGCGGTTTCGCGGCCGAGATCCTCGAAGTGTCACCTGCGGAAGAGGCGGGAATTCACTCGGCCACGCTCGTCATTCGCGGCCCATATGTTTTCGGTCTCTTAAAAGGTGAAACAGGCAACCATCGGCTGATTCGGATGAGCCCCTTCGATTCGGCGCACCGGCGTCAGACGTCGTTCGCAGCGGTCGATGTGACACCGGAACTGGACGACAGTATTTCGATCGAGATCGAGTGGGATGATCCGAAAGTGATTCGCGAAGACATTTGTCGAGCGAGCGGTGCCGGTGGGCAGAAAGTCAATAAGACCGACTCTGCTATCCGCCTGACGCACTTGCCGACGAATGCCGTGGTGCAGTGCCAGAACGAACGCAGTCAGCATCAAAACCGGGCACTGGCTCGAAAGATGATGGTTGCCAAGCTGTATCAGATGGAGATGGACAAGCGCGAAGCAGAAACCGCTGCTCGCCGTGGCCAGAAATCTCGAATTGGATTCGGCGGAGAAACCATTCGAAGCTATGTCCTGCATCCGGAATCGTATTGCAAGGACAACCGATCGGACTACAAAACCTCGCATCCCCAGGCGACGCTCGACGGTGATCTTGATCCGTGGATTGAAGCCTATCTGCGCTGGTGCCTGGGTGTGACCCAGGGCAAGTAG